A portion of the Papilio machaon chromosome Z, ilPapMach1.1, whole genome shotgun sequence genome contains these proteins:
- the LOC106716974 gene encoding dephospho-CoA kinase domain-containing protein, which produces MFIVGLTGGLATGKSTVLSIFRDNHVAVIDADEVARKVLEPGTKAWKELRNYFGDEVLYPDGKVNRLKLGEIIFDDIEKRRKLNAITHPRIQKAMMSMAMMYFFSGHKYIVMEVPLLFETGKMLAFMHKIITVVCEDHQQLERLCKRNDFSQVVARKRISCQMPLEQKVARSHFVIDNSGSIENTVKQTESIIKVLQRSKFTWYFRVILLIGFLSVAFGVGHIISNLINNVT; this is translated from the exons ATGTTTATTGTCGGGCTCACCGGAGGATTGGCGACAGGGAAGAGTACAGTGCTATCAATATTTCGTGATAACCATGTAGCAGTAATAGACGCCGATGAAGTAGCTAGAAAAG tGTTAGAACCGGGAACAAAAGCATGGAAagaattaagaaattatttcggCGATGAGGTTTTATATCCCGACGGAAAAGTAAACAGACTGAAATTGGGGGAGATAATATTTGACGATATAGAGAAGAGGAGGAAACTAAATGCAATAACACATCCTAGAATACAGAAAGCTATGATGAGTATGGCAATGATGTATTTTTTCTCTGGTCATAAATACATTGTAATGGAAGTTCCTTTGCTGTTTGAAACTGGAAAGATGTTAGCatttatgcataaaataatCACAGTAGTATg TGAAGATCATCAACAGCTTGAAAGATTATGCAAACGTAATGATTTCTCTCAGGTGGTTGCAAGAAAGAGGATAAGTTGTCAGATGCCACTTGAACAGAAAGTGGCACGATCTCATTTTGTTATTGATAACTCTGGTAGTATTGAAAATACAGTGAAACAAACTGAATCTATAATTAAAGTGCTGCAACGATCTAAATTCACTTG gTATTTCAGAGTTATTCTTTTGATCGGTTTTCTATCTGTGGCATTTGGTGTAGGACATATAatcagtaatttaattaataatgtcacATAA